The following proteins are co-located in the bacterium genome:
- a CDS encoding DUF3800 domain-containing protein, with protein MSEKTKYFFVDESGDATFYNGKNELILGQDGCSPILILGLIKTKSPSLLRTELEKLRQQVINNPYFQGIPSLKSTALSFHAKNDIPEIRMFVFDKLKELDFKAEFVVARKHEEIFKNRHKKNQDLFYFDLVSKLFENNLHKNQQNKIYFSKKDNKTRQIHFENAILSAKLAFENKFNVQIDNNIDVFVQIPSDEPCLQIIDYMNWALYRAYVKNETRFLNVVEDKIDSISDIYDYNNKPNNIYNQKNKFDINKISPL; from the coding sequence ATGAGTGAAAAAACAAAATATTTCTTCGTTGATGAATCAGGTGATGCAACTTTTTATAACGGTAAAAATGAACTAATACTTGGACAAGATGGATGTTCCCCAATTTTAATATTAGGTTTGATAAAAACTAAAAGCCCCTCTTTACTGAGAACAGAATTAGAAAAATTAAGACAACAAGTTATTAATAACCCATATTTTCAAGGGATACCCTCTTTAAAGTCTACAGCTTTAAGCTTTCATGCCAAAAACGACATTCCTGAAATACGGATGTTTGTTTTCGATAAATTAAAGGAACTGGATTTTAAAGCCGAGTTTGTTGTTGCTCGAAAACATGAAGAAATATTTAAGAATAGACACAAAAAGAATCAAGATTTGTTCTATTTTGACTTGGTATCAAAGCTTTTTGAAAATAATTTACATAAAAATCAGCAAAACAAAATTTATTTTTCTAAAAAAGACAATAAGACAAGACAAATACATTTTGAAAATGCTATTTTATCAGCTAAACTTGCTTTTGAGAACAAATTTAATGTTCAAATAGATAACAATATTGATGTATTCGTTCAAATACCTTCTGATGAGCCTTGCTTACAGATTATAGATTATATGAACTGGGCGTTATACAGAGCTTATGTCAAAAATGAAACAAGGTTTTTAAATGTTGTTGAGGATAAAATTGATTCAATATCAGATATTTATGACTATAACAACAAGCCGAACAATATTTATAACCAGAAAAACAAGTTTGATATTAATAAAATAAGCCCTTTGTAG